A region of Candidatus Binatia bacterium DNA encodes the following proteins:
- a CDS encoding TIGR03619 family F420-dependent LLM class oxidoreductase: MRYGLFGINFGACADPAVAAEVARAAEEAGFDSLWTGEHVVLPDPQVPPSPVPPQTPMLDPVVALAALAQHTTKVRLGTGIIILPQRNPLVLAKELVTLDVVSRGRLIFGVGVGYLEPEFRALGISFDDKGARTMDYLRAMQAIWTMDKPEYQGRFLSFSGVDAQPRPVQKPHPPIVFGGHTAPAFARAVEIASGWYGFAQDVDAAGRCIEGLKQAAKRHARGAGLGRLTIDVTPLPGLPDVATVDRYAALGVDRLILLPRPGGRDDLLRFLDEASRTLVARG; the protein is encoded by the coding sequence ATGCGCTACGGGCTTTTCGGCATCAATTTCGGCGCCTGCGCCGACCCGGCTGTCGCGGCCGAGGTCGCGCGGGCGGCAGAAGAGGCAGGGTTCGATTCGCTGTGGACAGGCGAGCACGTCGTGCTGCCCGACCCCCAGGTTCCGCCGTCGCCGGTGCCTCCGCAGACCCCGATGCTCGATCCCGTCGTCGCGCTCGCGGCGCTGGCCCAGCACACCACGAAAGTGCGGCTCGGCACCGGCATCATCATCCTTCCGCAGCGAAACCCGCTGGTGCTCGCCAAGGAGCTCGTGACTCTGGACGTCGTCTCGCGCGGAAGGCTGATCTTCGGCGTCGGCGTCGGCTACCTCGAGCCGGAGTTCCGTGCGCTCGGTATTTCGTTCGACGACAAGGGCGCCCGCACGATGGATTACCTGCGCGCGATGCAGGCGATCTGGACGATGGACAAACCGGAGTACCAGGGACGCTTCTTAAGTTTCTCCGGAGTCGATGCGCAGCCGCGGCCGGTGCAGAAGCCGCATCCGCCGATCGTGTTCGGCGGTCATACTGCGCCTGCGTTCGCGCGCGCCGTCGAGATCGCATCGGGATGGTACGGTTTTGCGCAGGACGTCGATGCTGCGGGCAGGTGCATCGAGGGACTGAAACAGGCGGCGAAGCGGCACGCGCGCGGAGCGGGCCTCGGGCGGCTCACGATCGACGTGACGCCACTGCCGGGACTTCCCGATGTCGCGACCGTGGATCGCTACGCTGCGCTCGGCGTCGACAGGTTGATCCTGCTGCCCAGGCCGGGCGGACGCGATGACCTTCTGCGGTTCCTCGACGAGGCCTCGCGGACGCTCGTCGCCAGAGGGTGA
- a CDS encoding POT family MFS transporter, protein MPSAYRTAPVPSTTMPEGIPYIVANEAAERFSYYGMRTILVIFMTQHLLDRAGKPAPMSDVEAREWFHLFASAVYFFPLLGAVISDVAFGKYPTIIALSLVYCAGHFALALDDTRLGLAIGCALIAIGAGGIKPCVSAHVGDQFGALNSGLLPKVFGWFYLSINLGAFVSTLLTPWLLDHAGPRVAFGTPGVLMLLATSVFWLGRNRFVHVPPGGAGFLRELRDPVIRRNLRGLAGIYVFVAVFWSLYDQTASSWVEQAEHMNRNFLGIDWLAAQVQAVNPLLILALVPVFTYAVYPAVSRIVTPTAMGKVAVGLFLTVPAFLIPAWNQSQIAAGATPSIGWQLLAYVIITAAEVLVSVTCLEFSYTQAPRTLKSFVMSLYLLSITAGNLLTTAVNYFIQNPDGSSRISETSYYLLFAAMMTVAACVFAVTSRGYRESLILQEDGAAARVGA, encoded by the coding sequence ATGCCGTCCGCCTACCGCACCGCGCCGGTGCCTTCGACCACGATGCCGGAGGGCATCCCGTACATCGTCGCCAACGAGGCCGCCGAGCGCTTCAGCTATTACGGGATGCGCACGATCCTCGTGATCTTCATGACGCAGCACCTGCTCGACCGCGCCGGAAAACCGGCGCCGATGAGCGACGTCGAGGCGCGCGAGTGGTTCCACCTGTTCGCGAGCGCGGTCTACTTCTTCCCGTTGCTCGGAGCGGTGATCTCGGACGTCGCGTTCGGCAAGTACCCGACGATCATCGCGCTGTCCCTCGTCTACTGCGCCGGGCATTTCGCGCTGGCCCTGGATGACACGCGCCTCGGCCTCGCCATCGGTTGCGCGCTGATCGCGATCGGGGCCGGCGGAATCAAGCCGTGCGTGTCGGCGCACGTCGGCGACCAGTTCGGCGCACTGAACTCGGGCCTGCTGCCCAAGGTGTTCGGATGGTTCTACCTGTCGATCAACCTCGGAGCGTTCGTCTCCACGCTGCTCACGCCGTGGCTGCTCGATCACGCCGGGCCGCGCGTCGCGTTCGGCACTCCGGGTGTGCTGATGCTGCTGGCTACATCGGTGTTCTGGCTCGGGCGCAACCGCTTCGTGCACGTGCCGCCGGGCGGCGCCGGTTTCCTGCGCGAGCTGCGCGATCCCGTGATACGACGCAACCTTCGCGGCCTGGCCGGAATCTACGTCTTCGTCGCCGTATTCTGGTCGCTGTACGACCAGACGGCGTCATCGTGGGTGGAACAGGCCGAGCACATGAACCGCAATTTTCTCGGCATCGACTGGCTGGCAGCGCAGGTGCAGGCCGTCAATCCGCTGCTGATCCTCGCGCTGGTGCCGGTCTTCACGTACGCGGTCTATCCGGCGGTCTCCCGCATCGTGACGCCGACCGCGATGGGAAAAGTGGCCGTCGGCCTTTTCCTGACGGTGCCGGCGTTCCTGATTCCTGCATGGAACCAGAGCCAGATCGCTGCCGGAGCCACTCCGTCGATCGGCTGGCAGCTGCTCGCATACGTGATCATCACTGCGGCCGAGGTCCTCGTGTCGGTCACCTGCCTGGAGTTCTCGTACACGCAGGCGCCGCGCACGCTGAAATCCTTCGTCATGTCGCTCTACCTGCTGTCGATCACCGCCGGCAACCTTCTGACGACGGCCGTCAACTACTTCATCCAGAATCCCGACGGCAGCTCGCGTATCAGCGAGACCAGCTATTACCTTCTGTTCGCTGCGATGATGACGGTGGCCGCGTGCGTGTTCGCGGTCACCAGCCGCGGCTATCGCGAGAGCCTGATCCTTCAGGAAGACGGCGCAGCGGCGCGGGTGGGCGCCTGA
- a CDS encoding glutathione S-transferase, with the protein MVVVHHLNNSRSQRILWLLEELGVPYEVKRYERDATTMLAPASLAQVHPLGKSPVITDGDVTVAESGNIIEYLVEKYGNGRLIPPAGTPERQSYRYWMHYAEGSAMTPLLLKLVFTRIETNPVPFFVKPIVRRICDTVNNSFIAPNLKKHLDYMESELGRTTWFAGEEMTAADVQMSFPLEAAASRGGLDRSRPRLMAFLERIHARPAYKRALEKGGEYAYAS; encoded by the coding sequence ATGGTCGTCGTCCATCACCTCAACAATTCGCGCTCGCAGCGCATCCTCTGGCTGCTGGAGGAGCTCGGCGTTCCCTACGAGGTCAAGCGCTACGAGCGCGATGCGACGACCATGCTCGCGCCTGCTTCGCTGGCGCAGGTGCATCCTCTCGGCAAGTCGCCGGTGATCACCGACGGTGACGTGACCGTCGCCGAGTCCGGCAACATCATCGAGTACCTCGTCGAGAAATACGGCAACGGCAGGCTGATCCCGCCGGCGGGTACGCCCGAGCGCCAGAGCTACCGCTACTGGATGCACTACGCGGAAGGATCGGCGATGACGCCCCTGCTGCTCAAGCTGGTGTTCACGCGCATCGAAACCAATCCCGTCCCTTTCTTCGTCAAACCGATCGTGCGGCGAATCTGCGACACCGTGAACAACTCGTTCATCGCCCCGAATTTGAAGAAACACCTCGACTACATGGAGTCCGAGCTCGGGCGCACCACCTGGTTCGCCGGCGAAGAAATGACGGCGGCCGACGTGCAGATGAGTTTCCCGCTGGAAGCAGCCGCCTCGCGCGGCGGCCTCGACCGCTCGCGGCCGCGCCTGATGGCGTTCCTCGAGCGCATCCATGCGAGGCCGGCGTACAAGCGGGCTCTGGAGAAGGGCGGCGAATACGCCTACGCGAGCTGA
- a CDS encoding AMP-binding protein, whose product MGENLYLLLRCGFAAAPSRPVLQTSDGCAIDWTALDDLSARLSAVLASRGVAEGDRVVAQVDKSAAAFALYLACLRRGALYVPLNTAYTDAEVASLVADAEPRVFVRSSVSREVRAAFVEELGTGADSPLWREARSTSPDPYVAARAAGDAAAIVYTSGTTGRAKGAVLSHGNLADNAKALAAVWQLRASDVLLHALPIYHVHGLFIAMHSAMVAGATTIFLPRFDANEVKRLLPRATVMMGVPTFYTRLLALEGFGQQDCARMRLFVSGSAPLLATTHHSFAERTGHCIVERYGMTETGILTSNGIGDAKAGSVGFALPGVQFRIVNEDGIEARPGQAGVLEVAGTNVFGGYWRMPERRAVDFRDDGYFVTGDVATCDDDGRITLVGRARDLVISGGLNIYPKEIEEVLDAVPGVVESAVFGVPDADFGEAVFAVVATSHGSSVTVDELMGAVRRRLARFKHPRRIELVGELPRNAMGKVLKNVLRERYARQLA is encoded by the coding sequence GTGGGCGAGAACCTGTACCTGCTGCTGCGCTGCGGTTTTGCCGCGGCGCCGTCGCGGCCCGTACTGCAGACCAGCGACGGATGCGCAATCGACTGGACGGCCCTCGACGATCTTTCGGCGCGTCTTTCGGCCGTGCTCGCGTCGCGCGGCGTTGCCGAGGGCGACCGCGTCGTTGCGCAGGTCGACAAATCGGCCGCGGCGTTCGCGCTTTATCTCGCGTGCCTGCGCCGCGGCGCCCTGTACGTGCCGCTGAACACCGCATACACCGATGCCGAAGTCGCCAGTCTCGTTGCCGATGCCGAGCCGCGCGTCTTCGTCCGCTCATCGGTGTCGCGCGAGGTCCGAGCTGCTTTCGTCGAGGAGTTGGGAACCGGCGCCGACAGCCCGCTCTGGCGGGAAGCCCGATCGACATCGCCCGATCCCTACGTCGCCGCGCGCGCGGCCGGCGATGCCGCAGCGATCGTCTACACGTCGGGCACCACCGGTCGTGCCAAGGGGGCGGTGCTGAGCCACGGCAACCTTGCCGACAATGCCAAAGCCCTGGCGGCGGTCTGGCAGTTGCGCGCGAGCGACGTGCTGCTGCACGCGCTGCCGATCTACCACGTGCACGGACTGTTCATCGCGATGCACAGCGCGATGGTGGCGGGAGCCACGACGATCTTCCTTCCGAGGTTCGACGCGAACGAGGTGAAGCGCCTGCTGCCTCGCGCGACCGTCATGATGGGCGTGCCGACGTTCTATACGCGACTGCTGGCACTCGAAGGGTTCGGCCAGCAAGACTGCGCGCGCATGCGCCTGTTCGTCAGCGGATCGGCGCCGCTGCTGGCGACGACGCACCACAGTTTCGCCGAGCGCACCGGTCACTGCATCGTCGAGCGTTATGGAATGACCGAGACCGGCATTCTGACATCGAACGGAATCGGCGACGCGAAGGCGGGCTCGGTCGGCTTTGCGCTGCCGGGCGTACAGTTCCGCATCGTCAACGAAGACGGAATCGAGGCGCGCCCGGGCCAGGCCGGGGTGCTCGAAGTTGCAGGCACGAACGTCTTCGGCGGCTACTGGAGAATGCCGGAAAGGCGCGCAGTCGATTTTCGCGACGACGGATACTTCGTGACCGGCGACGTCGCGACCTGCGACGACGACGGCCGTATCACGCTGGTCGGTAGAGCCCGGGACCTCGTCATCTCCGGAGGGCTCAACATCTATCCGAAGGAAATCGAGGAAGTGCTCGATGCCGTTCCTGGAGTCGTCGAATCGGCGGTCTTCGGCGTGCCGGACGCGGACTTCGGCGAGGCGGTGTTCGCGGTGGTGGCGACGTCGCACGGCTCGTCGGTCACGGTGGACGAGCTGATGGGAGCGGTTCGCCGGCGCCTTGCGCGCTTCAAGCACCCGCGCCGCATCGAGCTCGTCGGTGAGCTGCCGCGCAACGCGATGGGCAAGGTGCTCAAGAACGTGCTGCGCGAGCGATACGCGCGTCAGCTCGCGTAG
- a CDS encoding IclR family transcriptional regulator yields MKNVVPQVGTVEKALDLLFFLHAAGRACGVSEIGRALGVPKSSVHRLLASLARRGLVEQDELGRYQPGIALLALGLGALEREPLAAAAHPVLERESAATGETAFLTVARAGRIVVLDKCEGVSVLRVAPTIGSEVPVHATAVGKLHLAFAPGSVTLPAQPWTAFTGQTPSAPGDLEREVACAKKRGWATNRDEWIPGMTVVAAPVLQKTTLLGCMVIAAPSSRAGGERLADLAARVVRAAGDIAARLEPQSAARKGEDRNRRSA; encoded by the coding sequence ATGAAGAACGTCGTTCCACAAGTCGGAACGGTCGAGAAGGCCCTCGACCTGTTGTTCTTCCTGCACGCGGCCGGACGCGCGTGCGGCGTCAGCGAGATCGGACGCGCCCTCGGGGTGCCGAAATCGAGCGTGCACCGCCTGCTGGCATCCCTCGCGCGCCGCGGCCTCGTCGAGCAGGACGAGCTCGGCCGCTACCAGCCGGGAATCGCGCTGCTTGCCCTCGGCCTCGGCGCGCTCGAGCGCGAGCCGCTTGCCGCCGCCGCGCATCCGGTGCTCGAGCGGGAATCGGCGGCGACCGGAGAGACTGCGTTCCTCACCGTCGCGCGCGCCGGTCGCATCGTCGTGCTCGACAAATGCGAAGGCGTGTCGGTGCTTCGCGTGGCGCCGACGATCGGCTCGGAAGTTCCGGTGCATGCAACCGCCGTGGGCAAGCTGCACCTGGCTTTCGCGCCGGGCAGCGTGACGCTTCCTGCGCAGCCGTGGACCGCATTCACAGGCCAGACGCCGAGCGCGCCTGGCGACCTCGAGCGCGAAGTCGCGTGCGCAAAAAAACGCGGATGGGCCACCAATCGCGACGAATGGATTCCCGGCATGACCGTGGTCGCGGCACCGGTGCTGCAGAAGACGACGCTGCTCGGTTGCATGGTAATCGCCGCACCGAGCTCGCGCGCCGGCGGCGAACGTCTTGCCGACCTGGCCGCGCGCGTGGTGCGCGCCGCCGGCGACATCGCAGCAAGGCTCGAGCCCCAATCCGCAGCCCGAAAGGGCGAGGATCGAAACAGGAGAAGCGCATGA
- the ilvE gene encoding branched-chain-amino-acid transaminase, translated as MKVWIDGSIVDGKDASISVTDHGFLYGDGIFEGMRAYNGRLFRLEDHLRRLQTSARALALTIPGGIDHVRDVVLQTVAAAGAPDAYIRLLVTRGEGPLGVDPTGCEQPKLICIVDTVDLYPPERAARGVDLVTGSMRRPSADVLDPRVKSLNYLNNVLSKGEARRRGADDALLLNQQGAVAECTGANIFAVVGGVVTTPPATDGALEGITRRTILELCSELGIASCVRTMGRIDLFGAEEAFLTGSGARIVAVRSLDGQEIGSGTPGAITKRLMDAFFALARSTGTAIPYASGRVAGASR; from the coding sequence ATGAAAGTGTGGATCGACGGCAGCATCGTGGACGGAAAGGACGCCAGCATCTCGGTGACCGACCACGGCTTTCTCTACGGCGACGGGATCTTCGAAGGCATGCGGGCGTACAACGGCCGCCTGTTCCGGCTCGAGGACCACTTGCGAAGGCTGCAGACCTCGGCGCGCGCGCTGGCGCTGACGATACCGGGCGGCATCGACCACGTGCGCGACGTCGTGCTGCAGACGGTCGCGGCCGCCGGCGCACCCGATGCCTACATCCGCCTTCTCGTCACTCGCGGCGAAGGACCTCTCGGCGTCGATCCGACCGGCTGCGAGCAGCCGAAGCTGATCTGCATCGTCGATACGGTCGACCTGTATCCGCCGGAGCGGGCAGCGCGCGGCGTAGACCTCGTGACGGGAAGCATGAGGCGTCCGTCGGCCGACGTGCTCGACCCGCGAGTCAAGAGTCTCAACTACCTGAACAACGTGCTGAGCAAGGGCGAGGCGAGGCGTCGCGGCGCCGACGACGCGCTTCTTCTCAATCAGCAAGGTGCCGTCGCAGAATGCACCGGAGCCAACATCTTCGCGGTCGTGGGCGGCGTCGTGACCACTCCTCCTGCCACCGACGGCGCGCTCGAGGGAATCACGAGGCGCACCATCCTCGAGCTTTGCAGCGAGCTCGGCATTGCGTCCTGCGTGCGCACGATGGGCCGCATCGACCTCTTCGGCGCCGAGGAAGCATTCCTGACCGGCTCGGGTGCGCGCATCGTCGCCGTGCGCTCGCTCGATGGCCAGGAGATCGGCAGTGGCACCCCCGGTGCGATCACGAAACGCCTGATGGACGCGTTTTTCGCGCTCGCGCGCAGCACCGGGACGGCGATTCCGTATGCCTCTGGCCGCGTCGCTGGCGCGTCACGGTAG
- a CDS encoding SGNH/GDSL hydrolase family protein, whose protein sequence is MPSPRARAWFPILAVVLATVLPWLLAEGIHIEFSGAQAENSLLYALQQRFGGPRPAPAANPHDPASQMIVRMDQIEPLLGAMKENGVGLGNSPFSALKTEAASVNSEKGPCLEQKPNIHKKVGYLRTNLFNPFDQMSFFVDDDRQLPPQLQAFFDRYAFRIVHHTTNEAGERTTVPKVDAAPVVLIAGDSVANGLMIDDAETLASQMQARDSSRRYVNLGIARAAAPDITCALDRAASRYHGHIDRVVYVLCENDFDQGGAHSDPADLTNWLDEYRKREGVSQVTLIVSPLVYNTVPEVMRVRGHDHFAWPTFLEQRTRVMALARAKGFGVLDFVDITAAERKRGLSQFAPLALYVDHAHWSPLGVSRVVDALAAMDAAAAAR, encoded by the coding sequence ATGCCGTCACCGCGCGCCCGGGCGTGGTTCCCGATTCTGGCCGTCGTCCTTGCGACTGTCCTTCCGTGGCTGCTCGCCGAAGGCATCCACATCGAGTTCTCCGGCGCCCAGGCCGAAAACAGCCTGCTCTACGCGCTGCAGCAGCGTTTCGGCGGCCCGCGACCTGCGCCCGCCGCGAATCCTCACGATCCTGCGTCCCAGATGATCGTGCGCATGGACCAGATCGAACCGCTGCTCGGCGCGATGAAGGAGAACGGTGTCGGGCTTGGAAACTCGCCGTTCTCTGCGCTGAAGACCGAAGCGGCGTCCGTCAACAGCGAGAAAGGCCCCTGCCTCGAGCAGAAGCCGAACATCCACAAGAAGGTCGGCTATCTTCGAACGAACCTGTTCAATCCGTTCGACCAGATGAGCTTCTTCGTCGACGACGACCGCCAGCTGCCGCCGCAGCTGCAGGCGTTTTTCGACCGCTACGCGTTCCGCATCGTCCATCACACGACCAACGAAGCCGGCGAAAGGACGACAGTCCCGAAGGTCGATGCCGCGCCGGTCGTGCTGATCGCCGGAGACAGCGTCGCCAACGGGCTGATGATCGACGACGCCGAGACGCTGGCCTCGCAGATGCAGGCGCGCGATTCCTCGCGGCGCTACGTCAACCTCGGCATCGCGCGCGCGGCGGCCCCCGACATCACGTGCGCACTCGACCGCGCCGCGTCGCGCTACCACGGCCACATCGATCGCGTCGTGTACGTGCTTTGCGAGAACGATTTCGACCAGGGCGGCGCTCACTCCGACCCCGCGGACCTGACGAACTGGCTCGACGAGTATCGAAAACGCGAAGGCGTCTCCCAGGTCACTCTGATCGTCTCGCCGCTCGTCTACAATACGGTGCCCGAGGTCATGCGCGTGCGCGGGCATGACCACTTCGCATGGCCGACGTTCCTCGAGCAGCGCACGCGGGTCATGGCGCTGGCCCGCGCGAAAGGGTTCGGCGTGCTCGACTTCGTCGACATCACGGCAGCGGAACGCAAGCGCGGCCTGTCGCAGTTCGCGCCGTTGGCGCTGTACGTCGACCATGCACACTGGTCGCCGCTCGGCGTCAGCCGCGTCGTCGACGCGCTGGCCGCGATGGATGCGGCCGCAGCGGCGCGCTAG
- a CDS encoding ATP-binding protein, translated as MAAGDAPEVRDADIEREVDAQRAQTITVRLRLLIAATIGIVLMFLLTNPPAKAGSALPFVTLRLGALASLSGFFALTYWRRFRAIQLPSAMVLAMAVAGLSSVGGILRHDVAVAATLHIILMLMMSAVLPWGVLYQAVLGVLCALWMALIVRTLGVPSPEETSVLILINQFSATLLSLFVAQQTRSAFDRGARENLRLRIAEERNRLLNEQLEAKVRIRTAELEDALADQRAVARAISHDLRQPLRHIEGYASLLEEDLGDALGTDNRDRLERVRTATSRMWRMVDSLLVLSRISVRAVERRSFDISDCAAEIGDELGRGEPVRRVEFRITPGLIEDCDRELMRILMRELLANAWKFTRTRASSTIEVGRNGSGYFVRDNGTGFEMQHSRRMFRAFERLHHTAEFEGEGMGLAICDRIVRRHGGRIWAESEPEEGATFYFTLHGDENGAPAGA; from the coding sequence ATGGCGGCAGGGGACGCGCCAGAGGTCCGGGACGCGGACATCGAACGGGAAGTCGATGCGCAGAGGGCGCAGACGATTACCGTGCGGCTTCGTCTGCTGATCGCGGCCACGATCGGAATCGTACTGATGTTCCTGCTGACGAATCCGCCTGCGAAGGCGGGCTCGGCGCTGCCGTTCGTCACGCTTCGCCTCGGTGCCCTCGCGAGCCTGTCGGGATTCTTCGCACTCACGTACTGGCGCCGCTTCCGGGCGATCCAGCTTCCGTCGGCCATGGTGCTGGCCATGGCGGTAGCCGGCCTCTCGTCGGTCGGCGGCATCCTGCGTCACGACGTTGCCGTCGCAGCGACGCTCCACATCATCCTGATGTTGATGATGTCGGCGGTGCTGCCGTGGGGCGTCCTCTACCAGGCGGTGCTCGGCGTCCTGTGCGCGCTGTGGATGGCGCTCATCGTTCGTACGCTCGGAGTGCCGTCGCCGGAAGAAACCAGCGTGCTCATCCTGATCAACCAGTTCTCGGCGACGCTGCTGTCGCTGTTCGTGGCCCAGCAGACCCGCTCCGCTTTCGATCGCGGCGCTCGCGAGAACCTCCGGCTCCGGATCGCCGAGGAACGCAACCGCCTGCTCAACGAGCAACTCGAAGCCAAGGTGCGCATCCGCACGGCCGAGCTGGAGGATGCCCTGGCCGACCAGCGCGCAGTGGCCCGTGCGATTTCCCACGATCTTCGCCAGCCGCTGCGCCACATCGAAGGCTATGCGAGCCTGCTCGAGGAAGACCTCGGCGACGCGCTCGGCACCGATAACCGCGACCGGCTCGAGCGCGTGCGCACCGCGACTTCGCGCATGTGGCGCATGGTCGATTCGCTGCTCGTCCTGTCGCGTATTTCGGTGCGCGCCGTCGAGCGGCGCAGTTTCGACATCAGCGACTGCGCCGCCGAGATCGGCGACGAGCTGGGGCGCGGAGAGCCGGTCCGGCGCGTCGAGTTCCGCATTACGCCGGGGCTCATCGAGGACTGCGACCGCGAGCTGATGCGCATCCTGATGCGCGAGCTGCTCGCCAACGCGTGGAAGTTCACGCGCACGCGTGCCAGCAGCACGATCGAAGTTGGCCGCAACGGGTCGGGGTACTTCGTGCGCGACAACGGCACCGGTTTCGAGATGCAGCATTCGCGGCGCATGTTCCGCGCCTTCGAGCGGCTGCATCACACGGCAGAATTCGAAGGAGAGGGAATGGGCCTGGCGATCTGCGACCGCATCGTGCGCCGCCACGGCGGACGCATCTGGGCCGAGAGCGAGCCGGAAGAGGGTGCGACGTTCTACTTCACGCTGCACGGCGACGAGAACGGTGCGCCGGCTGGTGCCTGA
- a CDS encoding nuclear transport factor 2 family protein, producing the protein MNEHPNALLVREMFRAFREADLAAIERAVPVDAVWEFPGRHGKLAGRHEGRTAILGFLAQVMSLTDGTFHLELDDVVAGDRHAVALFRGRGRRGARQLDNPTALVISIEGGRIAGIREFVWNLFEVDEFWS; encoded by the coding sequence ATGAACGAACATCCCAATGCGCTGCTGGTGCGCGAAATGTTCCGCGCGTTTCGCGAAGCAGACCTGGCGGCGATCGAGCGCGCGGTGCCCGTCGACGCGGTGTGGGAGTTTCCCGGACGGCACGGCAAACTCGCAGGACGTCACGAAGGCAGGACGGCGATTCTCGGGTTTCTCGCCCAGGTGATGTCGCTCACCGACGGCACGTTCCATCTCGAGCTCGACGACGTCGTCGCCGGCGACCGCCATGCCGTCGCGCTGTTCCGCGGCCGCGGGCGCCGCGGAGCCAGGCAGCTCGACAATCCGACTGCGCTCGTGATCTCGATCGAAGGCGGACGCATCGCCGGCATTCGCGAGTTCGTCTGGAACCTTTTCGAGGTCGACGAATTCTGGAGCTGA
- a CDS encoding Hsp20/alpha crystallin family protein — protein MHREFDDLLGRFFGPRNDWLAGGTTGRWIPPIESFLRDGEMVVRVDVPGIDPDSLDISVEGDRLTVKGERRNTREEETGGRSYREVLYGAFERTISLPWDVDSDAIKASCKDGVLEITMKAPEKVGAKRIPVVH, from the coding sequence GTGCACCGCGAGTTCGACGACCTGCTCGGTCGCTTCTTCGGACCTCGCAACGACTGGCTCGCGGGCGGGACGACGGGACGCTGGATTCCCCCCATCGAGTCCTTCCTGAGGGACGGCGAGATGGTGGTCCGGGTGGACGTGCCCGGAATCGACCCGGATTCTCTCGACATCTCGGTCGAGGGTGACCGGCTCACCGTCAAGGGCGAGCGCAGGAACACGCGCGAGGAAGAAACGGGCGGCCGTTCCTACCGCGAGGTGCTGTACGGAGCGTTCGAGCGGACGATCTCGCTGCCGTGGGACGTGGATTCGGACGCCATCAAGGCGTCCTGCAAGGATGGGGTGCTCGAAATCACGATGAAAGCACCCGAGAAAGTCGGCGCGAAGAGGATTCCCGTCGTTCACTGA
- a CDS encoding patatin-like phospholipase family protein — protein MSRDLRIGVALGGGGAAALSCIGVLEQLLDAGIAIDCIAGTSAGAIVGASAAAGHLRDLHEAMASLSRGRYLGLFDLILSGGGLLGGRRGMDLIAPYIGDDIENLPTAFAAVATDLESGAEVILDRGPVYDAVRASIAIPGVFRPHRIDGRFLVDGGLSNPIPVSVARALGADFVLAVSVLRIPGHGEDGAATALAGDVDVAEAAGQDGTLADAATADHLGVLDVLSKGSAVVQSHIAAARLRVDPPDQALFLEMENIGLFQLRRSAEAIESGRQAALAAMPQILAAIEEARRAREHPIRHWISSALARPRSI, from the coding sequence ATGAGCCGGGATCTCCGCATTGGCGTGGCGCTCGGCGGTGGCGGCGCCGCGGCGCTGTCGTGCATCGGGGTCCTGGAGCAGCTGCTCGACGCGGGAATCGCGATCGACTGCATTGCCGGTACCAGTGCCGGCGCCATCGTCGGCGCGTCGGCCGCGGCCGGTCACCTTCGTGACCTGCACGAAGCAATGGCGTCGCTCAGCCGGGGTCGTTACCTCGGCCTGTTCGATCTGATTCTTTCCGGCGGCGGTCTTCTCGGCGGACGTCGCGGGATGGACCTGATCGCTCCGTACATCGGCGACGACATCGAGAACCTGCCGACTGCGTTTGCCGCTGTCGCCACCGATCTCGAAAGCGGCGCGGAAGTGATCCTCGACCGCGGTCCGGTCTACGACGCCGTTCGCGCGAGCATCGCGATTCCCGGCGTCTTTCGCCCTCATCGAATCGACGGGCGCTTTCTCGTCGACGGCGGCCTCTCCAATCCCATCCCCGTCAGTGTCGCGCGCGCACTCGGCGCGGATTTCGTGCTCGCGGTCAGCGTGCTCAGGATTCCGGGGCACGGGGAGGACGGCGCCGCGACCGCACTTGCCGGCGACGTCGATGTCGCCGAAGCCGCCGGACAGGACGGAACGCTGGCAGATGCAGCCACTGCCGATCACCTCGGCGTGCTGGACGTGCTCTCCAAGGGCAGCGCTGTCGTGCAGTCCCACATCGCTGCGGCGCGCCTGCGTGTCGATCCGCCCGACCAGGCGCTGTTCCTGGAAATGGAGAACATCGGCCTGTTCCAGCTGCGCCGCAGCGCCGAGGCCATCGAGAGCGGTCGCCAGGCGGCACTAGCCGCGATGCCGCAGATCCTCGCCGCGATCGAAGAGGCTCGCCGTGCCCGCGAGCATCCGATCCGCCACTGGATCAGCTCCGCGCTGGCAAGACCGCGCTCGATCTGA